One Bemisia tabaci chromosome 7, PGI_BMITA_v3 DNA window includes the following coding sequences:
- the klhl10 gene encoding amino acid transporter heavy chain SLC3A1 isoform X2 — protein sequence MSSIELVGLTSGKHLGDDEAAAICPLLTPSTPIGEHPLADSTPPVLAYDVEREPISINTAVLSTLGPDAAKYIEPGIDVSPPIDIPGGGKRAELGASLQSSDSSSSVLHDTSFLTTHHFMNDANFQENGSVKPSYYTFQLGNGKVPEYGFISWNWPLIRKLWFCGLISSMVACLCTVIMFISVVPTSCDPPKEWYQGSLFYEIFPASFKDTNSDGVGDLRGIRTRIPYLKSLQVKAVRLNSIFAADHYPDFYENVKNFSQVDRSIGTMEDMDTLIGALHAADISIVLDLPLTNLFLRPHELGVSDASPTESSEISNIENIMNFWLDRGVDGFYVKGLEHFTSSPFFVRDVSNWKAVLRYYSTFYRPKIMMCSNTVLTKLMHEYPLEDDRLATVLRSFDLVDVFLNVTEPVGLRAQINGVLRGVTFSRMDYPWVHWNVGNVETSRIATRVEALNASLAALFINLMLPGTPSIFYGDEIGLTNIVDHKKEFLDVHHLHQVPPMHWGNDTSFSGAHDYSWIPKGQALMISRVNTISNILEVRDKTPAMYTRGTVKNHEIFLNCAVDRYSDEYLLTVERTYPRRHSVALITNLREQPQTRDLSSIYFGGYVLGGISHYLDGQYLQFHSLTVFPGEALIVKLDK from the exons ATGTCGAGCATAGAACTTGTTGGATTAACGAGTGGCAAGCATTTGGGAGATGATGAAGCAGCCGCCATATGCCCTTTACTTACACCCTCCACCCCCATCGGTGAACATCCGCTAGCAGATTCGACGCCTCCAG TTTTAGCGTACGATGTGGAGAGGGAGCCAATCAGCATTAACACAGCCGTGCTTAGCACGTTGGGTCCGGATGCAGCGAAATATATCGAACCAGGAATCGATGTCTCGCCTCCGATCGATATACCGG GAGGAGGCAAGAGAGCAGAGCTCGGCGCCAGCTTACAATCTTCCGATTCAAGTAGCTCCGTTTTGCACGATACAAGCTTCCTGACAACACACCATTTTATGAATGACGCCAACTTCCAG GAGAATGGGAGTGTAAAGCCAAGCTACTACACATTCCAGCTGGGCAACGGGAAAGTGCCGGAATACGGGTTCATATCGTGGAATTGGCCGCTTATCCGGAAGTTGTGGTTCTGCGGCCTCATCTCCTCCATGGTAGCTTGTCTATGCACAGTTATCATGTTCATCTCCGTGGTACCCACTTCATGTGACCCACCCAAAGAGTGGTACCAGGGCTCGCTCTTCTACGAGATCTTCCCCGCCTCCTTCAAAGACACCAACTCCGATGGGGTCGGTGACTTGCGCGGTATTAGAACACGAATTCCGTACCTCAAATCGCTCCAG GTGAAGGCAGTGCGTCTGAACTCCATTTTCGCGGCGGACCACTACCCGGACTTCTACGAGAACGTGAAGAACTTCTCGCAGGTGGACCGGAGTATCGGGACGATGGAGGACATGGACACACTCATCGGGGCCCTCCACGCGGCCGACATCTCCATCGTCCTGGACCTCCCGCTGACCAACCTCTTCCTCCGCCCGCACGAGCTTGGGGTGTCCGACGCCAGCCCCACCGAGAGCTCCGAGATCAGCAACATCGAGAACATCATGAACTTCTGGCTCGATCGCGGAGTCGACGGTTTCTACGTGAAAGGCCTCGAACACTTCACTTCCAGTCCCTTCTTCGTCAGAGATGTTTCCAACTGGAAGGCTGTTCTCAG GTACTACTCCACATTCTACCGGCCGAAGATCATGATGTGCTCGAACACGGTTCTGACGAAGCTCATGCACGAATACCCGCTGGAGGACGACCGGCTGGCGACGGTGCTGCGCTCCTTCGACCTGGTCGACGTCTTCCTGAACGTAACGGAGCCGGTGGGCTTGCGGGCGCAGATCAACGGCGTGCTGCGCGGCGTGACGTTCAGCCGGATGGACTACCCGTGGGTCCACTGGAACGTGGGCAACGTCGAGACGTCGCGGATCGCCACCCGGGTCGAGGCCCTCAACGCGTCCCTGGCCGCCCTCTTCATCAACCTCATGCTCCCCGGCACGCCCTCCATCTTCTACGGCGACGAGATCGGCCTCACCAACATCGTCGACCACAAGAAAGAG TTTTTGGATGTGCATCACCTTCACCAGGTGCCACCGATGCATTGGGGAAATGATACGAGCTTTTCGGGGGCACACGACTATTCGTGGATTCCGAAGGGCCAGGCGCTCATGATCAGCCGCGTCAACACCATCTCTAACATCCTCGAAGTCCGGGACAAAACGCCAGCCATGTACACGCGCGGCACCGTCAAGAACCACGAAATCTTCCTCAACTGCGCTGTCGACAG GTATTCAGACGAATACTTACTAACCGTAGAGCGGACTTATCCTAGAAGGCATTCAGTGGCCCTCATCACGAATCTGAGAGAGCAACCTCAGACAAGGGACCTCTCGTCGATTTACTTCGGTGGATACGTGCTCGGAGGTATAAGTCACTACCTGGACGGCCAGTACCTTCAGTTCCACTCTTTGACCGTTTTCCCTGGCGAGGCGCTCATCGTCAAACTCGACAAGTGA